The Rosa rugosa chromosome 3, drRosRugo1.1, whole genome shotgun sequence sequence atTAACTTAGAATTTTTTTGGAATCTCGAAATTCATATAGAACTTTGCATAATCACTATTGTCCGATCAAACATGAAGTTCTTTCTTCTGTTTAATTCAAAAGCATTGAGCTTGTTTAAAGTTGTGAGTTTTAATCCAAGGATGTTTGTGTAAATAGTTTTAAAAATTTAATAGAATTTGAGTTCTATAGTTCAAACCCTACGTCATTTTTGGAGATTTGatattttgaaaactgaaatcAATTTTAGAAATTGTATAAGATGAATTTACAATCACTTGATATTATTTAACTCgaaaaaggaaacaaatcaAAATGGATTCATGTTCCAATATTGTAAATCTAGGTTCTGTCTAACTAATGGAcagaaaatgattttttttttttttttggatcaaacTGACAACTCTTCATTAATTAGAAGAAAACTCCTTCTCAATTACATCCAAAATAAAATACGGGGGAAATAACCCCAACTAACATTTTCAAAAGAACAACGAGCATACTTAGCTAATTTGTGAGCCACAGAATTGGATTGACGATAAGCATGAGTAAAGTAAGAACCTGAGACATGTCAAGGATTACAGATAATATCATCATGCACGCGATCGAAAGACGCCATCTCTTAAAAAGTTAAAATATAGAACTCCAATAGGGTAAAACTATTTTCGCTTTAGGATAAAACTATAGAGACCAAAGTCGTCACATATCCATAGGGCATAGGACATTACATGTACCTTTCACTACTATTCCAGGGGAAAGATGACGAacaaatcaaattcaatcatgaatcaaaaatACATAAAAAGGAATCAGACTCGATCAGCCATTCGATAAGCCATGACTTTTCTACGTCAACTTGAGATTGAGAGTTTGCATATTAAAATGACATAACGCAGACAATGCGCAAGAAACTTTCCCAGCTTGACCTTGTAAGAGTCGAATCATATTCCACCCTTGATCGTGGCGCATTAGTCGAGAACAACGATACATTAACAAGATGCTGCTATATTTGGAAGTCTTCAGTGCGTTTGAGAAgtaaaccagaaaaaaaaaaacagactagTTGAGCCAATTTTTAATAGGCAATGAAGAAGCAATTGTGCGGTTGTTGCATGACAAAGGATGCAACTTGAACATAGTCAACCAGAAGCCACCTAAAACGCGAGCTGATACTTGAGACTCGGTGTTTACGTTGAAGACCATTAAATGTAGACCGAGATTTCAGTATCCGAATTCTAACCAGAGAATGAAGTAGAGAAATAATCCTAGATATTAACCCAGAAGCCAAGTATAAACTTATGATCCAGTATAAACTCAAATAAAACTGTTTACAGCTTGAAAATGTTTGCATACGCTTCTAACAGGGATGTAAaagcccagaaagaaagaaatggaCACAGTAAccgttttattcttttttttttacaacaaaTGAAACGAATTGCAACAATACCCAGCAGAGTTTGATTTTAATTATTCGCAGGATCGAGAACCTTCTTGCTATCAATCCAACCAGAACCCTACTTCAATTTCAAATGGATCCAATGGACTGAAATTTGAACGTGACCAACTTTCAGCAACTCGGGGACTTAAAGCTTCCAAACCATGTTATGTACAGATTGTCCAACTCTGAGGCAGTGGTGTCAATCCTCTCACTCACTTTCATagtcttcttcatctccaaatgTGAAGACAGAGGTATCGGCGGCCATTGCCTTAAATTCACTTTCTGAATTTTGAGTCCCAAGGCCCGTGACATTTCCAACAGCTGCAGCACTTTTAGGCTCACTAGCAGCAGGGACCTGTTTAGAGTCCGTGCTTCCAATAGAAACTTGTTTAGTTGCTTGCGTTAAACTTGCAACTTGATCTGATTTTGTAGTAGATGCGGAACTGGAGGTGGTACTGGCAACAGTTCCACCAGCTTGAGAATTTGCTTCTGCTCGCTGACTTTTTGAAGAGCCAGTCTCCTCCGCCTCACTGTCTGAAAACACATCATCCTTATCTTGGCCTCCTGGGTTTGCATTATGGGATGGTGGATCTGCTGCAGCTGCAGCAGCGTCATCTGATGGAGGTTTGGTACCTGAGCTTTCATCCGGTTTCTTTGTAGTAGTTTCAGTGCTAGGTGTAGGTGTAGGTGTTGCAGGAACATTGCCATTATAATCAACTAACACCACCTCAACCTGAAATCCCGGGGAAGGCAGTTTCCTCTGCAGAATGGTCCATCACAGATGAGATTACCATTTTTCTTTACTTGATTAGTATTATTATATACACAAAAGAAGCGGGTGCATGTCTACCTCAATAttaaacaaagagaaaagagaatgTAAAGCAGAAACTTTATCAAAGCAAAGCAATGAGtctcgcaaaaaaaaaaagaaaaagggagctAGAGGAGTCCCatgaatcaattcaaaacaCTATCTCAATTACAGAGCACTCCACTCCATCATAGGATGCTCCAGTACATCAAAACCACAGCTATTTCTCTCAAACAACCAGAGCACCACAAATACTAATGAGCACtggtgcaatttttttttttttttttgctaagaaaaaaataaattacaacACAAAGCCGCTTTCACAACCAGAGCACTGGTACAAGAAGTAAAAACCATTAAAAGTCCAGTGCCGATGAAGGAATGTAAAATAGCTTAATTTTGTTTCAATCACCAAGTCttgtttattttaatatttgatACATAGCTCAATcttaagggtttttttttttttttttttccacttcaAAACTTCTGATCTATGTCAAATCCTACAATCCCCACCCCACCATCTGTTATTTTAGACTGGTTCTTGGACATACTGCAAAGCAAATATATTAAAACTCCTGACTGCTGTAGAGTATATTATAAAAATGAGTTTCCATAGTTCACGTTTTGCAAGTGAGGATCATACATCTCAAAACTACACTCTGCAATAAACAAAAGATATGTACCTTGTCAAATCCATCCAGATCATTGGTGGTTAAAGTTTTTCTATTTTCTGTCATCGTTGTGTTCAACCAgctgaaataataataatagacaTATTAAAACAAGATGAAATCAGTTCCACCTCATACAAAGCATAAACAAAGTAGATGATTGCCAACCAGTAAAAATCTCCTTGACGATCATGAAAGTGGATTTTGAAGTCACCAACTAACTCAGTCAAACCAAGTTCCCCTGGCAGAGCAAAGACCATTACCCCCTTCTTGGGAGCACTAAACCAAAAATCTTCAGGCTGTCAATATGATTTGACATGTAAAAATCCAAATTAGTGAAAGGATAGCAGAGAGCTAATAAAATTACTGACAGAATAAACGCAGAATGTTTCTAAAATTGTTATCGAACATCACATACCGAAAGACCCTTGGTTCTTGGATGATCTTTTGTGGAGAATAGAACGCCTGAGAAAGCATTAAATCAAAACCAACCATCAGCATCATCATAATAAGCTAACAAGCATGAATATTAAAACTACAAATAACTAAACACAATAACATCTAATAGTACTTGGAATGAGAAAAGAAAGGGCAACATAAAATTTGCATTGCAGCTAcaacataaaaaagaaaaagaaaaaaaaggactcCCATTAAACAGCACAGTGGCAAGGAAAGTTGAGAAACAGACACAGCAAGGATGCTGCAACACACCATTATGATCAGAGACAGTAATGGTGGGCCTGACCCAGTATGGGCACCTGTGAAGCCGAAAACCCCTAAGCATGCACCTGAAAATGGTGCAAACATAGGTCAGTGTAATTGCAAAATATAGAAATACTACTAATTGAATCCACAGCCAAAAATATACCTGCGACCAGGAGGGTTTTCACCGTTGAAGTATGTTAAGATACGTTCGAAATATTTGACGTACCTCTagaaaaacaacagaaaagAATTAGCCTTACAGAAACCTATAAGAACTGCACGTAGTAAGAATGTAAGATATCAAAAGCCATTTTAGAAAAACATAACAAAATACTAACAATCTGACTTGGCAGAACAAGCCCCTttccatcaaaacatctcttCTGGTTGTAGTAGTCAATAGACTCCTCTGCAGTAGGAAAGAACTGTAGATAGCAGCAAACAAGTTTAGAGCAAGAACTAAGCATAGTACACAACCAAACCAAGAAATTAACTAATTTATCATCAAGATTCAGTTTCAAATCTTTCTACCACAAATAAATTTACCTTTAAGTAGAGGAGAAGACTGGATATCATCAATCCTGTCCTTGCCATTCCAGCCTTACAGTGCACAACTACTACATTCTCAATGTCCTCTTTCAGCCACGAATAAGCACTTCGACAAAATAATGATATAAGATGAATTGGTGGGCAATTATGGTCATCAAACGGGAAACTAGCCACCTGAAAACAAAATGATAAATCAAACATAGGAACTAGGAATCTAGCATAAAACCTTTGTTTTAATAACTATACCACAGGACATGCACTCTCTGTTTACTATGTCTTTTACTTGAAAAAGGGTGGAGTAATGTGGTGAAGAGCAAGATGAGTGACAATGCCACCTATTATGTCTATTCCAAAGAAAGGAGGTACACTGGAAGTTATAGATTTAAGTCTTAGTGACACATCTATATCAGCATTCTGTTAGAATATAAAACGATTGAGGAGTAGATTATAACCATAAGGAAATTGTCTTGTGTTGTTTTCATGAATGTTGAACTCAACTAACAGCTTTGTTCTTTCTATTCCTGTGAATAAGATTTGACTTTGCAGAGAATAATCATTATGATAACTTGATATTCACACTTTATTCTGGGGAATTCACTAGCCTGCCTTCTCGATATTTCAATACTTGAAGATTTGATGTCTTAACCGCAAAGCATACACTATTAGCTATGTACTAAGCTCTCCATAATCTAATCTTTATCAGATACGGTAAAATCTCATGACTCTAGGCAGAGGTAGCATTTTTCTTTAACCTCTCCACTACATCATTAGTAATTTCAATTGCACAATAACTTGAAAAGATACTGATTGAGATCACCAAACCAATCAGCACTCCTTGAGAGAGTTCAATTTAAATGCAGTGACTTCACAAGCACAAACAGATAAGCCGGACAACGAATTCCAGCCTGCTATGGTCCAGATCactaattttaattattaaaaacaaaatgattaCCCTCCCCAAGAGTTCTtaattattaaaaacaaaatgattaCTCATTTTAGTTGTATAGAGAAAAAATGGTTACCAACCTTTCCTTCAAATAATGATGCATCATATAGCCTTTCTGAACACAGGTTGTATACTTTGTACTTGCCCTGCACATATCGCAAGAAaagatattattattttattttttcattgtaGAAAAGATCTTCCAATGAAGCATGATCAGAAGAAAATGAAGCTTTAAATCACTTGCTCTGCTAATATTTGGCAAATATCCAATATGAGCAACAAATCTATCTTGCACATCCAAAAATATCTTGTACATAAAATTCCCAGAGAAAACATTATGGTTGGGAAATTGTTGGATAAAGTGTGTGGACTAAAATGCAACAAGATCATCAGAACAACATTATGAAGGCAAAACATTCGTGCAGGATATGAAGGTCAAATGAAGCTCAAGTACTTTGAACTGCTACTTGGTGCATCCAATTGAGCAACAAATGTATCTTGCACATACAATAAGTTGTCTTTATTTCTTATACGTTTGGGATATGCAGTTCAGTAAGAGTTCAAGTGATCAAGTAGAAAATGTACAATTAGCCTTACAAATTAAATGAACGAGGTAGATAGGTTTaaacattttatttttatggagagagagagagagagagagaggtacaaATAGAAAAGTTATCAATGGATTGTCAGAAAGCAATATTTGAGAATGAATACTGAAATGAAGAATAataattaagaggtaagaaaataaaaagatataGATCGCAAACATAACTAAATTATACCTTATGATGAGTTTCAAAAAACTTAATCACTTCTTCCATGTGGTTTCTGTAGAACCCCTGCATTAAATATTCAGGTAAACTTAATGTAGTGGAGCAGCATAAGTGAAGACAGATGTAAGTACCAATTGTGTGCTAACCTCGACATATCCAAAAAACCCAGAGCTCATATCACCAGCTGGGAATCCCATAGCAATAATGTTCTCGGTGATATACGTCATATCCAAATCAAATCCTCCCTCCTATATACATGTCAGAAACACTGAGGTCATACATATATCAAAAACCATTGATACATCCTGCAGGCTATAGTTTGTTTGAGATAACAGACCACCGCACGGAGAGACAAAAGTAAAGTAATTTACTGCACTCTGCTTTACTACAAAGAGGACCATAGCAGCAAATATTATTAACAAAAGGGACGCACCTGATATCTGCGTTTGTTTTGAGAGACAACATGCCGGGCCTTAACCTGAACAGCTTTCACTGCACTCTTAGAAGAGTCGACTATCCCCTTTGTAATTGTATCAAATATACCAGGTTGCACAGCTTTTGAGCTTCCACTGGGATCATCATCTTCTGCCGGAGCTTTTGGAGACAAGCGCAATCCTAATCCACTTGTAAAGCGTGCAAAACCTGACTGTCCAGAACCAGTCGGAGAGCTGTCTTGTGCTGCTGCCATTGGCTGaggaattttcagatttttggCCCATGATGTTAGGCCAGATGCACTTAGCTTGGATGGTGCCTCCCGAGAACTATTATCTGATCCTGAGTCTGAGGCAGCAGGAGGTTGCTCCTCAGGAGCTTTAACTGAAGGTGAAGTTGATGGAACCGAAGATTCCGAATCCATCCTAAAACGCCAGAGATTCTGAAGGCGAGCAAAATAACAGCTTAAAGTACAGGCATAACAATAAACAAAAGCGTAAATAACAACCAATCACAGAAATTCTAATCTTTCTGTCGTACATGTGGGCTAAATCTAAAACTCACTGTCGAATACTTACTGTAATAGCCCTATAAAAATCTAATACTATTTCCTGAGCTGTTCAGGGAACTCCGGCGAGTATATTAAACTCTTAATGGCTACATTATCAACAGTTCATGCTCTCCACAACTCAATTATCAAAACTTGATCAAATTTGCTCAAATAAACCTAATTTGCTAAATCTGCAAATTCTGAGTACAGTTACAGTCTGACACTATTTCCCTTCACATGCCGATGGAAATAGATCCACAACTCATCTAATTACCAACTCACACCCAATGTTTTGCCAATCAAATCAACATTCCTTAAGATATGAACAGATACACAAATTGATAACCATGCGAATTGAAACAAGGATCAAATCTTTCTGACTAATTTGATTGGGAACTAGAAGTGAAAGACCTAGAAATCCAGCCGGAGAAACCAATCAACCGCATAAAactaaaatgaaatgaaatagtGAACAACACAAaatccaaagaaagatggatcGAATCTTACCGAGACGAAGAGCGCGAGAATTTAGAAGCGGTGAGATTCCATACGAGAGAGTTCAGTGTCCTAGGgttttcagagagagagagagagagattggagcTTCGGAAATCGGGCGGGTTACCGAGGTCTTTTGTGCTCAAGTGGTCAACGCGGTTAACGGCGACGATTTGACGCCGTCTGTCTGATTAGGATAAGAACAAATATCTTCTCACGGCAACGAAACGGTTAGAAGTTAAGGACTTTCAGACCGAcctaaaaaaacacaaaacaggAAGAAGAATTTGATGTTTTACATGAACTTGGTGACGTAATTCATGCGAGGTCGGCAGGATTTGAATTCGACCATTGGGTTCCACATCGATCACTATATTTAATTTTAGTCAGGTAACTAGGTAATAATAGTTACTGACTTACGGTTAATATTTTGGACTATCTTGCAAAATTTGTTACAAAATTTGATAATTTCTGTAGCAAGCCTACACGTGTCAATTCGTTGGCTCACTCAACAGCATATGAGGTTGAAGCTGGCACTCCCCTTTGCCAGTTTACATAAAATTTATATTTCCTAGTCAGAGCATCTCCTATATTATTGCACTAACATGTATAATTGTAACGTATATGTGCCATCACTCTCCTTATATTATTGCACTACATGTATGATTGTAGAACGTACAAATGCCATTTCTCTCTGTATCTCTCTACTCTCTTCTGTGCCTCCTCCTCCCTCCATTTAGTCTCGAATTTCTATTGAAGCCGGCCGATAAGATAAAATTTTAACCATCAAACCATTACAACTACAAGAAACAATTCTCTCCCTCAGCACGTATTGAGCTATTTTCTTTACTTCTCACGTCCAATTCTTAGTCATTTAGCTAGAGTGTTATCTACTGGTCTATACATTTGCCTTTGTAACTTTGTTGATGCATTCGCTGTTCACTATGCTTTCAGCTTTTCTAGAAGGCAGGGTAAGAATCACAGCTTCATCATTATTGTTACTTGAAATTAGTATGATAAAGTATTAGTAAGTTGCTAATAATTGACCATCAGGAGATGATACTTGTTGAGGGGTTAAGAATCGATGGAGTTCCAGAAGGAAAAGTAGGAAGCCATAATAAGCATATGCGCAACAAGCAAATAACAGTATATACCTTTTAATGTGAGATTCAATAATAGGCCAGTACCCATTTGTTTTGATTTATCTACAATAATCAGGAGTATAAGGgatccaaatttcaaatttgcaATTGGGGACTTCaatgaaaacagaaacaagCTTTCTTCCTTGGAACCTCACTTCCGCCTATCACTTTGGTTTCTTTTTGATAGACCGCCAAATCCGACAAATTTGGATTCTCAAGCTCTTAGACCCCAGCCACCCATCCAGCGCTTGTTATGCATAGCTGAAGTTCTCTTCAAGGCCTTCACACTCACTGGACTGTTCTTGCTCTGTTTCAGCACAAAAAAACACATTAATAAAAACGAAAAAAGGTCACAGCATAGAAAGGAGAATGGAAAGAAACATGAAGCTCTGATTATTACCAGTCTGCAAGTTCCAGCATCAAGGTCGCAGACGGGGTAGTCACTAGGGCAGCAGCTGTAGTGGTCATCGCAGCAGGTTGCAGACTCCATAGGGCAGCATCCCCACCCAAAGCAGAAGTTTCCATAAGCATAGGCGCAGCAGCATGTGGTTCCAGCAGGGCACGAGTAGTAATCGTCGCAAACAGTTGATGGATTCACcgggggaggaggagatggaGGGGATGGGCCAGGTCTAGGAGGGTTCTGACCCTTCTTTGTTGGGTATGACGGCTCAATGGCAATGCCACATTTGCCAGTCTTGGCGGCTACATTGCGCTCCAACCTGATGTAACCAGCTTCTCCCCAGTTAGGACCCCATGAGTTCTTCACGATCCAATAGTCCTTGCCATTGTCGGTACCATACCCAACAGTAAGCACACCATGGTCTAGATCGGTTCCACAGCGTCCAGTGAATACACCCTAAATAGAGAACAGACACAAAATAGAAATTGGCACTTGTCATATATCTTGTATGTTATGTTGTAGGCAAACAAGTACTCGATCATAACATTCAATGGTAACAGGAAAAACTGTTTCAAGAAGACAACATGTGAAATAGAGGAATTACCGATTGGTAGAGCTGGAATTCCCGGCCCCCAGCTTCAATGGCAACACTCACGGGTTGATGTGCCAAAGCCTTCTTCAAAGAGATCTCATCATTTTGTGGAACATCTTCATATCCATCAATGGAAACAACACGAGCATTTTTCTGCATAAACCGAAGAAAATGTTAAGAacatgatgaagttatgaaccaTTTCTCTGAAAGCCAATGAGGTGGAGTTGGATACTTACCCTGTTGGGATCACATGAACCCTCGGTACCCCGGTAAGGGTAATCAGCCTCGGAATCAATGCCACCATTGTTCATGATGAATTGGAAGGCATAGTCCATAAGACCTCCATTGCATCCCTGGTTGTAGGATTTATCACAATCCACAAGTTCTTGCTCAGACAATGAGATTAGCTCACCGGTCACAATCTGGTTTACACCTTCCACTGCCCCAACCGTTGAGAAAGCCCAGCAACTCCCTTCAATTCAGAACACAACAATGTTAGTTACAAGCATAATTCAGCAGCAGCTATACAAATCCAAGGACTGTTCACAAATTCTGTATATCATACAGGAAATGCTATCAGATGGATAAATTTATCAAATTTCTTACAAGAATCGCTGAAGGTAAATAGTATAAAAAATCCAAGGACATGTTACATAATCAACAATCACTTGAATATTGAccagtaaaagtaaaaaaaatttgCTATTTTTTACATAATTCAAACAAAAACACCACGAAAAAATTTCATAAAAAGATCTAATCACAGTATATAATCAAAAATCACATATTTactagtaaaagtaaaaagatttcacctttttttttttgcaagcaattatatttcaaattttgcAGGAAAACAACATCCgtccaaacaaaaacaaaacatgcAGCGAAACACAATATCAGAAACAGTGAAACACAAACATGATCGTATAAACTCACTCACCGCATTGGCCTTGATCCTTAACCTCGGAAACAGCGCCCTTGGCCCTCCAATCCACGGTCTCGGGCAACTTGTCCCCGACCCGATAAGCATACCGACCCGTCTTCCCACCTGAAAGCCTGGCCGCCCGGTCCTTCTTCATCCCCAAGAACCTCGACCGGTACTCCAGGTTCGTCATATCCGCGAACCTATTCAACCCCACCTTGTAACTCCGGTTCACCTTGTTATGATCGTCGATGAACCTCAGATTATCCTTGAAAATCTGGAACCTTCTCTCCTTCTCGCCCAGCACATTGTACGCCTTGCGGTGTTTGACCAGCCACGACTCGTACATGGCCTTCGCCTCGGCCTCGGTCCTTTCTGGTACGACACCCATGCCGTGTTTCTTGTCGTAGTCGATGATCGACATGTCGGCGGCGGAAGCTAGgccgaggaagaggaagaagaaaacggCGAGGGCCATGGCGGACCCAGAAGATCGGGATGAAAACGAAAAGAGACCCATGTTTGAAAAAGGTTGGAAATTTGATCGTGGGAATTGGTAGGGTTAGGTTGGTGTGGTATATATATGGGTTTTGAGGAAGATGTGATAGGATGAGACAACGAATTGGGATTGGCTTAGAATAACGACGTTGCGTTGAAATAGGAAACGGAGTCTGTATCTGTCCCTCTCTAAATTTTGACCACCAAAACAAATTTTAATTTGGACCCTGGAAGATGGATTAGTCCATAATATATGTAATTTAATGAAAATTAATTGTATAAATTTTGATATGTTTCTGTTTTGCACATTAAGTTTTCCATATGTTTCTGATAAAAATCACTCATAcattatctttttctttcttagATAAGAAAATACGAAAAGCCAAATTCATTGAAccttatgttttctttttctttttcttttagtaaaattGATACAACtgacaaaacaaaatcaaaacataAAACTACGAAAACAAACATAACCAACTTTAGCAGGCAAGGATTACATGCATATTTGCTCAaaatcttgtttttgtttaaggaaatcaaTATTTGGGAGAGAAATTgttgtgtctttcattgataataggggtctctttatatggaggattacaagcatagaatcagagttgtacatcgaaacataatcgtacaatgaatggatatctacgaagatatctccgagaatatctctaagtaacctagagttttggccagacacatattctggatatacttgaacactcccccttgtgtctcccaaacgtggtgctcctctcgttgcctcattaaaaacattgccaagtaacaaaaatccagtgagacaaaaataacctcgatcgaaggggaaaaagagcacaacacatctttcacgtttcgagaccaaaCATGTtgacatctccccctaatgtctgCGTCTCctcctgatgactacgatcatgggagttcggataacttccgtaagcCAATGCTTGTGATATGTTTATCGAACGTGGATTTAGGCAGACATTTAgtaaacaaatctgccacattgtcctcaaatcgaacctggttcactttaaTCTTGATGAGCttatgttgttgctgattgtagaagaacttgggcgatatatgcttggtattgtcgcctttgatatagccttgtttcatttgttaatgcaagcagcattatcctcataaatgctggtagactcatatgtggtagacttcaaaccacaattgcttcgaacatgcgtaattatggatctaagccatatacattcacgaaccgcttcgtgaagagcaataatctctgcatggttcgaagaagtagcgactagggtatgttttgtagacctccaaggtattgcggtcttacccatggtgaacacataaccagtttgggaacgacctttgtgtgggtcagagaggtacgcagcatcagcaaaaccttccaaaacactaatgtcgttttgggatggggagagggaacgcagacCACTATTGGTGGCGTCCCTGCcatgtgatgggtctgaatccatcgtctgtctgtagggatagaacaagc is a genomic window containing:
- the LOC133736947 gene encoding phosphatidylinositol 3,4,5-trisphosphate 3-phosphatase and protein-tyrosine-phosphatase PTEN2A, whose amino-acid sequence is MDSESSVPSTSPSVKAPEEQPPAASDSGSDNSSREAPSKLSASGLTSWAKNLKIPQPMAAAQDSSPTGSGQSGFARFTSGLGLRLSPKAPAEDDDPSGSSKAVQPGIFDTITKGIVDSSKSAVKAVQVKARHVVSQNKRRYQEGGFDLDMTYITENIIAMGFPAGDMSSGFFGYVEGFYRNHMEEVIKFFETHHKGKYKVYNLCSERLYDASLFEGKVASFPFDDHNCPPIHLISLFCRSAYSWLKEDIENVVVVHCKAGMARTGLMISSLLLYLKFFPTAEESIDYYNQKRCFDGKGLVLPSQIRYVKYFERILTYFNGENPPGRRCMLRGFRLHRCPYWVRPTITVSDHNGVLFSTKDHPRTKGLSPEDFWFSAPKKGVMVFALPGELGLTELVGDFKIHFHDRQGDFYCWLNTTMTENRKTLTTNDLDGFDKRKLPSPGFQVEVVLVDYNGNVPATPTPTPSTETTTKKPDESSGTKPPSDDAAAAAADPPSHNANPGGQDKDDVFSDSEAEETGSSKSQRAEANSQAGGTVASTTSSSASTTKSDQVASLTQATKQVSIGSTDSKQVPAASEPKSAAAVGNVTGLGTQNSESEFKAMAADTSVFTFGDEEDYESE
- the LOC133741520 gene encoding cysteine proteinase RD21A-like, coding for MGLFSFSSRSSGSAMALAVFFFLFLGLASAADMSIIDYDKKHGMGVVPERTEAEAKAMYESWLVKHRKAYNVLGEKERRFQIFKDNLRFIDDHNKVNRSYKVGLNRFADMTNLEYRSRFLGMKKDRAARLSGGKTGRYAYRVGDKLPETVDWRAKGAVSEVKDQGQCGSCWAFSTVGAVEGVNQIVTGELISLSEQELVDCDKSYNQGCNGGLMDYAFQFIMNNGGIDSEADYPYRGTEGSCDPNRKNARVVSIDGYEDVPQNDEISLKKALAHQPVSVAIEAGGREFQLYQSGVFTGRCGTDLDHGVLTVGYGTDNGKDYWIVKNSWGPNWGEAGYIRLERNVAAKTGKCGIAIEPSYPTKKGQNPPRPGPSPPSPPPPVNPSTVCDDYYSCPAGTTCCCAYAYGNFCFGWGCCPMESATCCDDHYSCCPSDYPVCDLDAGTCRLSKNSPVSVKALKRTSAMHNKRWMGGWGLRA